The genome window CAACTCCCAGCTGACCACCGGCAAGCAGACCAACGCCTTCATGCTGCTGCGCAACGGCACCATCGACTTCGCCAACCAGTCCACCATCAACTATTCCCCGCAAATTCCCGAACTGAACCTGTTCGCCCTGCCCTTCTTCTTCGCCAGCCAGCCCGACCGCTACAAAGCGCTTGACGCGGTTACCACCGGCAAGGCCGGCAAACTGGTTGCCGAAGCCATTGAAAAGAAAGGCGGCAAGTTCATCGCCTTCGGCGAAAACGGCTTCCGCGAACTGACCAACAGCAAGCGGGAAATCCGCAAGCCCGCCGACATCCAGGGCCTGAAAATGCGCGTGGTGGGCAGCCCGCTCTTCATCGACATCTTCAAAGCTCTCGGCGCCAACCCCCAGACCATGGCCTGGTCCGATACCATGTCCGCCATCCAGCAGGGCGTTATCGACGGTCAGGAAAACCCGACCGCCCTCTTCTACCCCCTCAAGGTGACCGACTACCACAAGTTCGTGACCAACTGGCACTATGTGGCCGACCCGACCCTGTTCGTCGCCAACCCCGGCGTGTGGAAGTCCTTCAGCCCCGCCGACCAGGAACTTATCACCAAGGCCGCTGTTGACGCCGGCAAGTTCCAGTCCGCCCTCGGCCGCGCCGGCCTCGACGAAAACGACGGCGGCAAGAACGCCGCGTACCTCGCGACCCTCGGCAAAAAGGCCGACTCCGACAACTGGGACGAAACCCTTAAAAAGGCCGGGGCCACGGTGACCAACCTCACCCCCGAAGAAATGAAGGCCTTTGTTGACGTCACCAAGCCCGTGGTTGACGCGTGGCGCGAAAAGGTCGGCGCCGACCTGATTAAGGCCGCCGAAGCCGACATGGCTTCCGTCCGCAAGTAAGACCAATTCCA of uncultured delta proteobacterium contains these proteins:
- a CDS encoding Trap dicarboxylate transporter-dctp subunit, which translates into the protein MKKVLTALATVLVIGALVAPASAAYKDEYKLDIVPSIVSAWGQGAQYFADLVKERSGGKINIKVYPNSQLTTGKQTNAFMLLRNGTIDFANQSTINYSPQIPELNLFALPFFFASQPDRYKALDAVTTGKAGKLVAEAIEKKGGKFIAFGENGFRELTNSKREIRKPADIQGLKMRVVGSPLFIDIFKALGANPQTMAWSDTMSAIQQGVIDGQENPTALFYPLKVTDYHKFVTNWHYVADPTLFVANPGVWKSFSPADQELITKAAVDAGKFQSALGRAGLDENDGGKNAAYLATLGKKADSDNWDETLKKAGATVTNLTPEEMKAFVDVTKPVVDAWREKVGADLIKAAEADMASVRK